The bacterium genome segment TCCCTCAGCAACGAGGTCCACGCGGAACCGATCCACCGCAGTTACCCTTCCGCGCAGATCGGCAAACACAGTTCCTTCAACCGTGTTGTCTCCCTGGTCAGTGATAACCTTGACGGAAATGAGATCGCTGTAGTTTTTAACCCGGTCAGCCTTCGCCTCTGTAATGGATATTCCTCTCTCCTTGGCGAAATAGGGAGCACTGATAAAAGTAGCCGCTTCCTGCTGATTTCTTTCCATGAGTCCCTTCAGAACCGCAAAGGTGTACGGCTGATAGCGGAAGGGGGAATCGAAGACCTTTTCAGAGACATCTTCGGCGAACAGGGATCCCACCAGGGTGACATGGACCTCCTCGATCCTGCCCGTTACGAACTGAGAAAGGAACCGTCCCATCTTTTCGGAGAGATCGAAATAAGCCTGAAGCTCAGGTGACAAGCGACCCCTGACGTAGGGCAGGTTAACAGCGTTCTCATAGGAACTCCCATTCAACACATTGATAACCTGCTGTGCGATGATCACCGAAACGTTCTTCTGGGCTTCCTCCGTGTTTGCTCCAAGGTGTGGGGTCATGATGAGGTTGGGCACTCCGTGAAGTGGCGAATCATCGGGCAGCGGCTCCTTTGAAAAAACATCCACTGCCGCCATGCTCACTTTGCCGCTTTCAAGGGACCTTGCCAGTGCAGATTCATCCACGATGCCGCCTCTGGCGCAGTTGATCAGCACCACTTTGTCCTTCATCACACCGAACTGACTCTCTCCGATCATCCCTTTTGTTTCCTCGGTAAGGGGTACGTGGAAAGTGATAATATCGGACCGATTGAGAAGCTTGTCCAGGTCTTCCACCAGCTCTACTCCGGCCTTCTCCGCCTTTTCCCTCTTGATATAGGGATCGTAGGCAAGAATACTCATATCGAAAGACAGCGCTCTTCGCGCCACTTCGCTCCCGATGCGCCCCAGGCCGATGATACCAAGGATTTTCTTGTAAAGCTGGATTCCCATGAACTTTTTGCGGTCCCATTGGCCGCTCTCCAGGGAATGATGGGCGAAGGGCAGCTTTCTCACTGCACCCAGCATCATGGCAAGGGTGTGCTCAGTGGCTGCCAGAGTATTGCCGGTAGGGGCGTTCAGGACCACAACACCCTTCCGGGATGCTGCTTCAATATCAACGTTATCCACGCCCACGCCGGCCCTTCCGATGACCTTCAGGTTCTGGGCCTTTTCCAGGATCCCCGCAGTCACGTCGGTCCCGCTTCTCGTAATAAGGGCATGATAGGATTCGATATTATCCGCGAGCTTATCTCCCTTAAGAGAAAGGTCTACAACAACCTCAAAACCCTCCTGGGCGCGGAGAATATCGATACCCTCCTGATCAATGGAATCGGTGATTAGAATTTTCATGGCTGCTTCCTGTGAATAGGGAAAAGGGAATGGTGAAAAGTGGTCGATGCCGGCCCTATCTCCACCTGATTTCAGCTCCTACAGTGGACTGTAAACCTTTAACTGTATGCTGTCCATCCGAATGGATTTGAACTTTAGCACGGTTATTCAAGACCATCAACGGGGCTTGGAGCTTTTCCCGTGACCAAAGCAAATGTACCCGATACAATAAGCTTTATGCTGCGAAAGATAAGAGACACATTAAAAGATCACCAACCCCATGACCTTCACCAGGAAGCCAATGCAGCCGTCCTCATCCCTCTTTTTGAGTACAACGGCAGCATCGGTCTGGTTCTGATCCATAGGTCTGAAACAAAAGGGCTGCACAGGGGACAAATGGGGTTT includes the following:
- the serA gene encoding phosphoglycerate dehydrogenase yields the protein MKILITDSIDQEGIDILRAQEGFEVVVDLSLKGDKLADNIESYHALITRSGTDVTAGILEKAQNLKVIGRAGVGVDNVDIEAASRKGVVVLNAPTGNTLAATEHTLAMMLGAVRKLPFAHHSLESGQWDRKKFMGIQLYKKILGIIGLGRIGSEVARRALSFDMSILAYDPYIKREKAEKAGVELVEDLDKLLNRSDIITFHVPLTEETKGMIGESQFGVMKDKVVLINCARGGIVDESALARSLESGKVSMAAVDVFSKEPLPDDSPLHGVPNLIMTPHLGANTEEAQKNVSVIIAQQVINVLNGSSYENAVNLPYVRGRLSPELQAYFDLSEKMGRFLSQFVTGRIEEVHVTLVGSLFAEDVSEKVFDSPFRYQPYTFAVLKGLMERNQQEAATFISAPYFAKERGISITEAKADRVKNYSDLISVKVITDQGDNTVEGTVFADLRGRVTAVDRFRVDLVAEGTFLVFTNQDRPGVIGKVGTILGENRINVAGFFLGRESCQGSAVGFVALDGRLPEGVLREIVNLEEILEAKEIVL